Genomic segment of Priestia aryabhattai:
CCGTTCCCATACCGAACACGGAAGTTAAGCTCTTTAGCGCCAATGGTAGTTGGGACTTTGTCCCTGTGAGAGTAGGACGTTGCCAGGCTCTTGAAAAAAGACTAGCTATTTTAGCTAGTCTTTTTTTGTATGTTCATTTAAGTAACAAGAAATTAAGTAAGGAATCTTTTGAGCCGTAACCTCAAGGAACCTCAAGATAAATGGGTAATCTTTCGAAGAGTATGTATGCAGTAATTCATACCACCACTCTGTTTCATAACGTGAAATCATACTTAAATTATAAAGTAATAAGTAATGTGCCAACATCTCAGGGAAATATAAACAGCTATCTTTTTCCAACGGTGCATGCAATGTGTTATCTTGGAAATTATACATAAAAGGTGAACAATTATATAAACAGCTTAAAGGGTCAAGAATACATACCTGGTCTTCTGACAGAGACAAAGACAGATGGGAACGCTCTTTTAAAAATGAATAGAGCCTTTCATAATTCATATGATAACATTGTGTAACTTGTTCAGGAATAGGCAAAGAGCTGGCTGAAAGCGATCCAATAGTTGTTAAATGGGAAAATGATCTAGCACCTAAATTTGAAAATAATGGATCTAATTCAGGTATACACGACAACAGGTAATTCATTGTATATTTACTACCTTCAAGTTGTTTCACATGAAACAATTCTTCTCCTACTTGTGAAAATAAACCGCTTTTTTGGATCTTAACTTCATCATCTAAAAAATCATAACTTTGTTTTTTTCTTTTTCGTGTTGATACTCCATGTGCTAACACCGCTGTATTTTCTGGATATACTGGGTTTTGTGTTAACAAACATGCTTTTAACAGCTGTGACATTCCATAAAATAATAAAACTGGTTGAACTGATACAGGAGATTGTGCCGCAACTTGATAATAATTTTTACTGTGTTCCAAATAATAAATAAATGGGTAACTGTTTTTAAAGCTATGTTGCTCCGCATCGCTGTAATTCAATTTTTGATAGCGCTTTTTTAAAAAGTCTTGTACAAAAGGAACGGAGAAAAATAAATTGTAAGACGTCCAAACATCATTAAATTTATGCAACTAAATCACCTTTTCTTTTTATTAGAATTATCTGATATCTAGTGAAGTTATTGACAGGTACATATCTGCTTGTTAATCTACTAATAATATTCTGTCGTTAAAAGGAGGATTCTATAATGTGGGAAAGCAAATTTTCTAAAGAAGGCTTAACATTTGATGACGTTTTACTGGTGCCAGCAAAATCTGAGGTATTACCTAAAGACGTTGATATGAGTGTTGAACTAACAAAAACATTAAAATTAAAGGTGCCGTTCATCAGTGCAGGAATGGATACAGTTACAGAAGCTGAAATGGCTATTGCGATGGCTAGACAAGGTGGTTTAGGTATCATTCACAAAAACATGTCGATTGAACAGCAAGCAGAACAAGTTGATAAAGTAAAACGTTCTGAAAGTGGTGTTATCACGGATCCTTTCTTTTTAACTCCTGAAAATCAAGTGTTTGCTGCTGAACATTTAATGGGCAAATATCGTATCTCAGGCGTTCCAATTGTCAACAACGAAGAAGAACAACAACTAGTTGGAATCCTTACAAACCGTGATTTGCGTTTCATCCAAGATTATTCAATGCAAATTGCTGATGTAATGACAAAAGAAGAATTAGTTACTGCTCCAGTAGGAACGACTTTAGAAGAAGCAGAGAAAATTCTACAGCAATACAAAATTGAAAAGTTACCTCTTGTAGATGACAATGGCGTATTAAAAGGTCTTATCACGATTAAAGACATTGAAAAAGTAATTGAGTTTCCAAATGCAGCTAAGGATCAACAAGGTCGATTATTAGTTGGAGCAGCTGTTGGCGTAACAGCTGATTCAAATGTTCGTATCGAAAAATTAGTACAAGCTGGCGTTGATGTTATCGTTATTGATACAGCGCATGGACATTCACAAGGCGTTTTAGATACAGTACGCAGCATTCGCGAGGCATATCCAGAATTAAATATTATTGCTGGTAACGTAGCAACTGCTGAAGGTACAAAAGCATTAATTGAAGCTGGAGCAAACGTAGTAAAAGTAGGAATTGGACCTGGTTCAATTTGTACAACTCGTGTTGTAGCTGGTGTAGGCGTTCCACAAATTACAGCAGTATATGACTGTGCAACTGAAGCTCGTAAGCACGGTGTAGCTATTATCGCAGATGGCGGTATTAAGTACTCTGGAGATATCGTAAAAGCACTTGCAGCTGGTGGACATACAGTAATGCTAGGAAGCCTTCTAGCAGGAACGACAGAAAGTCCTGGAGAAACAGAAATCTACCAAGGAAGACGCTTTAAAGTGTACCGTGGAATGGGCTCTGTAGGAGCTATGGAAAAAGGAAGTAAAGATCGGTACTTCCAAGAAGATAATAAAAAATTAGTTCCAGAAGGTATTGAAGGCCGTTTGCCTTACAAAGGACCTGTAGCAGATACTTTATATCAAATGATTGGCGGTTTACGCGCAGGAATGGGTTACTGTGGTGCAGCTAACTTAGAAGCGTTACGTGAACAGGCACAATTCATTCGTATGACTGGAGCAGGTTTAAGAGAAAGTCACCCACATGATGTACAAATTACAAAAGAATCTCCTAACTATTCTATGAGATAATCATGAATGTTTGAAAAACACGTTTCCCTAATAGGGAAACGTGTTTTTTATGCCATTAATCATGAATGTAACAGTACTTCTTTATCTATTTTTTTAAATTTTAGTATGATAAAATTACATTTATGTGAGTTTACGTTTGGAGGGTATAGAGTGAGAAACGCATTACAGAAACAATTAATTTGTGTCATTGCTGTTATGTTAATGGCCAGCGTATTTTTTGTCTCTACACAAGCATCAGCTGCTTCTAAAACAGATGATATTGGGGTTGAAGCAGATGCAGCCATTTTAGTAGAGGCAAGTACGGGGAAAGTGCTATACGGGAAAAATACGGATGCTTTATTAGGTATTGCAAGCATGACAAAAATGATGACGGAATACCTAGTATTAGAATCCATAAAAGATAAGAAATTATCTTGGGATCAACGTGTGCCAGTTAGTAAATATGCAGCTAAAATTTCTCAGGATTATGGATTATCAAATGTACCATTAATTGAAAACCAAAAATACACGGTAAAAGAATTATATGATGCCATGGCTATTTATTCAGCTAATGGAGCTGCCATTACTTTAGCTGAAGCTGTTAGTGGTTCTGAAGAAGGTTTTATTAAGTTAATGAATAAAACGGCAAAAAAATTAAATATGGGTGAATCAAAATTTGTCAATTCTACAGGTCTTTCTAATTCCTTGTTAAAAGGGATGTATCCAAAAGGAACGAAGGAAGAAGATGAGAACCTTCTATCGGCTCGGGCAGTTGCTACTCTTGCTTATCACTTAATTCATGATTATCCAGAATCTTTGGAAGTAGCTAAAACTCCTTCTAAGATGTTTAGACAAGGACAACAAGGCGAAACAAAAATGAACAATTGGAATAAGATGCTCCCTGGTTTTTCAGCTGCATACAGCGGCGTGGACGGCTTAAAAACTGGCCATACAGATTTTGCAGGTCAATGTTTCACTGGGACTGCAGAGCGTAACGGGGTAAGATACATAACAGTTGTAATGAATGCTAAGGAAAACGGCAAGTCTACGGAAGCTGCTCGTTTTTCCCAAACGAAAAAGATATTAGATTACGCTTTTAGTCATTTTCAGTTAAAAGAAGTAGTGCCTGCTAACGGCGAGATTAAAGGGCACGAAACAATTGACATTGCTAAAGGAAAATCAAAAGAAGCTTCCGTTTCTCCAAAAGATTCGGTAAAGATTATTACCGAAAAAGGTCAAAAAGATCATACTAAAATCAACTTTAAGTTAAACGATAAAGTTGTGAACGATCAAAAAGTTGTAGCTCCTATTAAAAAAGGAGAAATGGTTGCTTATGTTAGTGCAACAAACAGCAATCTCAAAGATCTAGGCTATGTAGGAGGCCAAACTACAGATAGCATGACGCCGGTTGTGACAAACGAATCTGTTGAAAAAGCTGGATGGTTCTCTCTAGCTACCCGCAGCATCGGTAACTTCTTTAGCAATATTTGGATGAATGCTGCAAATACAGTGAATAACTGGTTTTAATGATAACTCAAGAGAAAGAAGAGATACTACAAGAGAGTATCTCTTTTTTTATTTTTAGATTTGTTTCTATATAATCTATAAATTAGATAGGAATTTTCCGAAAAATGCGGTAGAATAGACACTAAGTTTTGAATTTTGTATATACACTAAAAATTATTGTGAAACACTTGATACAGGAGGAAGACAAACATGAATAACATTACAGGTACTGATCGTGTAAAACGAGGAATGGCGGAAATGCAAAAAGGTGGCGTTATCATGGACGTTATCAATGCAGAACAAGCAAAAATTGCAGAAGCAGCAGGTGCTGTTGCCGTTATGGCATTAGAGCGTGTTCCAGCTGATATCCGTGCAGCAGGCGGCGTGTCTCGTATGGCAGACCCAACAATTGTTGAAGAAGTGATGAATGCTGTGTCCATTCCAGTTATGGCAAAAGCTCGTATTGGCCATATTGTTGAAGCACGCGTGCTAGAAGCGATGGGGGTAGACTACATCGATGAAAGTGAAGTGTTGACTCCAGCTGATGAGGAGTTTCATTTAAATAAAAATACATTTACGGTTCCATTTGTGTGCGGTTGTCGTGATCTTGGCGAAGCATCTCGTCGTATTGCTGAAGGAGCAGCAATGCTTCGTACAAAAGGCGAACCAGGGACAGGAAACATCGTGGAAGCAGTGCGTCATATGCGCCAAGTAAACGCTCAAGTACGTAAAGTTGTGGGCATGGACGAAGATGAGTTAATGACAGAGGCAAAACTATTAGGTGCGCCTTATGAGTTATTACTGCAAATTAAACGTGAAGGCCGCTTACCGGTTGTAAACTTTGCAGCAGGCGGTGTAGCAACACCAGCTGATGCCGCGTTAATGATGCAACTTGGAGCAGACGGTGTGTTCGTTGGTTCAGGAATCTTTAAATCAGACAACCCTGAAAAATTTGCTCGTGCAATCGTCGAAGCAACAACACATTATCAAGACTATGAACTCATTGCAAACTTGTCAAAAGGATTAGGAAGTGCAATGAAAGGGATTGAAATTTCATCATTATTACCAGAAAACCGCATGCAAGAGCGTGGGTGGTAATTTAAAGGGAGTTTTGACAAAATGGTAAAAGTAGGCGTATTAGGGTTACAAGGTGCCTTTCGCGAGCATGCACAAGCATTAGAAGCAGCAGGCGCCGAAGCCATTATCATTAAAAAAGTTGAACAGCTAGATAAAGTAGATGGTTTAATCCTACCGGGCGGCGAAAGCACAGCGATGCGTCGTCTGATCGACAAGTATGACTTTATGGAACCTCTTCGCCAGTTTGCACAAGCAGGTAAACCGGTGTTTGGTACGTGTGCGGGTTTAATTTTACTTGCAGGACAAGTCGTTGACCGTGAAGAGCCCCATTTAGGTGTTATGGATATTACGGTAGCTCGCAACTCATTTGGGCGTCAACGGGATAGCTTTGAAGCTGCCCTAAACATTAAAGATATTGGTGAAGATTTTATAGGCGTATTTATCCGTGCTCCGCATATTGTGGAAGTAGGAGAAAACGTTGAAGTCTTAGCAATGCATAACGACCGAATTGTTGCAGCGAGACAAGGTCAATTCTTGGGGTGTTCGTTTCATCCAGAATTAACAGATGATGCTCGAATGGCTCAGTATTTTGTAGCAATGGTTGAAGAAGCTTCAAAAAAACCTGTATAAATGAATTGCATCTTGTAAAGACTTGTAGTACATTATGATTATTAAAAATGATATTGGTATAAAGCGTTGATAGGAAATAGTAATAAGATTTTTGATTTCAAGAGAGTCGATGGCTGGTGTGAATCGATAATCAATTCTTATGAATCCGTCCTGGAGCAAGCTGTCGAAAAAGTAGTAGGCAGTTTCGGTTCATCCGTTATCTGGTTTAAGAGGAAGGCTTATTTTAGCTTTCAATTAGGGTGGCAACGCGGGTAAACTCTCGTCCCTTTCATGGGGATGAGAGTTTTTATTTTGCCCTTTTATACTAAAGGAGGTACTAAGTATGTTAGATTTAAAATTTTTACGTGCTAATTTTAACGAAGTAAAAGAAAAGCTAAAGTTTCGTGGGGAAGACTTAACGGACTTAGGTCGCTTTGAAGAGTTAGATGCAAAACGTCGTGAGCTAATTGCTCAAACAGAAGAGTTAAAAAGCAAGCGAAATGAAGTATCACAGCAAATTGCACAATTGAAGCGTGAAAAACAAGATGCTGATCATTTAATCGTTGAAATGCGTAAAGTAGGAGACCGCGTAAAGCAATTGGATGAAGAGCTTCGCAGCGTTGAAGAAGAGTTAGAACTATTGTTGCTTTCAATTCCTAACGTTCCACATGAAAGTACGCCTGTAGGTGAAACTGAAGATGATAACGTAGAAGTTCGTAAATGGGGAGAAATTAAACAATTTAATTTTGAACCAAAACCGCATTGGGATTTAGGAACAGATTTAAATATTTTAGATTTTGAAAGAGCTTCGAAAGTAACGGGAAGTCGCTTTGTATTTTATAAAGGTTTAGGTGCAAGGTTAGAACGTGCTCTTATTAACTTTATGATGGATTTACATATGGATGAGCATGGTTATGAAGAAATTCTTCCTCCATATATGGTAAATCGTATGAGCATGACAGGAACAGGGCAACTTCCTAAATTTGAAGAGGATGCATTCAAAATTAAAGAAGAAGATTATTTCTTAATTCCTACAGCTGAAGTACCAGTTACAAATTTACATCGTGATGAAATTTTAAACGGAGACCAGCTTCCAATTGCTTATACAGCGTATAGTGCTTGCTTCCGCTCAGAAGCAGGCTCTGCAGGAAGAGATACACGTGGTCTTATTCGTCAGCATCAGTTTAATAAAGTAGAGCTTGTTCGCTTTGTTAAGCCAGAAGATTCTTATGATGAATTAGAAAAATTAACGGGCCATGCTGAAAAGGTTCTTCAACTATTAGGTTTACCTTACCGAGTTCTAAGCATGTGTACAGCTGATTTAGGTTTCACAGCAGCCAAAAAGTATGATATTGAAGTTTGGATTCCAAGTTATGAAACGTACCGTGAAATTTCTTCTTGTTCAAACTTTGAAAGCTTCCAAGCTCGCCGTGCTAATATTCGCTTCCGACGCGATACAAAAGCAAAATCAGAACATGTTCATACACTAAACGGTTCTGGCTTGGCAATTGGCCGTACGGTAGCTGCAATTTTAGAAAACTACCAGCAGGAAGATGGATCAATTCAAATTCCAGAAGTGCTGCGTCCATATATGGGAAACAAAGAATTTATTTCTAAATAAAAGTAGAAGATGTTCATTAAGGTAATTCTTAATGAGCATCTTTTGAAAAAAATTAATAAAAGAGTTGACTTCACGATTTGTATATGATAAATTAATACTTGTCGATACGGAGGAATACCCAAGTCCGGCTGAAGGGATCGGTCTTGAAAACCGACAGGGGTGTTAAAGCCCGCGGGGGTTCGAATCCCTCTTCCTCCGCCATATTTGACTTATAATGCAATTAACATAGCGCGATAAATTGGAGATTGGAAAACCGTTACTTATAAGTAACGGTTTTTTATTTGTTAAAAATGCCGCTTTAATAGATAAAGCGGCATTTTTTTATAGATGACGACGTTTTAACTTTTCATTATGTTGTAAAAAGCGACCAACTTTTTCAACAATTGATTCAATTGAATCAGGATCCTTGATAAGGTCATATTCTCTAATATCTAAACGAAGAATAGGGCAAGCCGTAAAGTTATTAATCCAATCTTCATATCGGGCGTGCATCTCTTTCCAATAATCAAGCGGCGTTTGTTGTTCCATTGGTCGCCCTCTTTCTTGAATGCGGTCTACAATATCTTCAAAGCTGCCCTCTAAATAAATTAGTAGGTCCGGATGAGGGAAATATGGAGTCATAACCATTGCATCGAACAAACTTGTATATGTCTCATAGTCTACTTTGGACATAGTTCCTTTTTCAAAATGCATCTTAGCAAAGATACCAGTATCTTCGTAAATAGATCTGTCTTGGATGAAGCCGCCGCCATACTCAAAAATTTTCTTTTGTTCTTTAAAGCGTTCCGCTAGAAAATATACTTGTAGGTGAAAGCTCCAACGTTCAAAATCCCCATAAAATTTGTCTAGGTAAGGGTTGGAATCTACTTTTTCAAACGATGTGCGAAATTGGAGAGCATCAGCCAATGATTGAGTCATCGTAGATTTCCCAACTCCAACTGTACCCGCTATCGTCAACACAGCATCATTAGGAATGTTGTATTTCGATCGTAAGTTTATCATTACATACTCCTTTTTAACATACTCTCTTGAACCTCTGATAAGATTCTATTTAAGTGTTGTTTATTTTGTACAAAATCTATTTCATCACCGTTGTAACGCAAAATAGTTACATTAGGGTTATTTTGTTCAAACGCCGTCATAGCTTTTTCATAATCATCACTTAGCCTCGCAAGGTAATGAGGATCGATGTTTCGTTCAATTTCTCTTCCTCGCATTTTAATGCGCTTTAACAAAGTATCTAAACTTGCATTTAAATAAATAATAATATTCGGAGCTGGCATATCAGCCGTTAAGATGTGGAAAATTTGTACATACTTTTTATACTGTTCATCTTTTAACGTTTGCTCAGCGAAAATCATGTTTTTCATAATATGATAATCTGCTACAACAGGTTTTTTATAAGATAAGAACCCTTTTTGAATATCCTCCAACTGCTTGTATCGATTGCATAGAAAAAACATTTCTGTTTGAAAACTCCACTCTTCGATGTTCTCATAAAATTTCCCGAGAAATGGATTTTCATCTACGATTTCTTTTAAAAGTTCGAATTGAAATGCTTGCGCAATCTCTTTAGCTAAAGAGGTTTTTCCGACACCGATGGGTCCTTCTACTGAAATAAAAGGTGTGCCTTGCATTCATTTGCCTCCTTCATGACCACTCGTTCAAAAAAAACAGACAAAAAATATTTTAACATAGAGAAGGAGAATAAGGGGAAAAGAAATTTCTTTCAGCAAGAAGAATAACAAAAAGCCTACTGTTAACAGTAAGCTTTCCCTATTTATTGCTGTGTCAGTCTTTTTGTAATTTTGAAGTTGTCTTCAATCAAGAGCCAGTTTTGCGGGAAATCTAAGCCTAGTTTCCAGTAGGCCATTCCTCTAAGTTTTAATTCTTTAATTAAATCAAACTTGGCTTGAATAGACCTAGCGTCTTCAAACCATACTTCGTGGGTACGCTGCTGTTCATCTTTATACCGGAAGAAAGGAGCTTGTGCTTTATTGTCGTATTGAATAGCTACTTTATATCGAGCTGCCAACTCAATAGCTCGTTGAGGACTAATAGCTTTGGCATATTCTCCTCCTGGCTTGTAAGGAAGTGTCCAATCGTAACCGTATAGGTTTTGGCCCATGATAATTTTTGAACTAGGTATTTCAGATACTGCATATTCTAGAACATCACGTACGGGACCAATAGGAGAAACGGCCATGGGAGGCCCGCCGCTATATCCCCATTCATATGTCATCGGAACAACGAAGTTAGCAATCTCTCCAATGGCTTTATAATCA
This window contains:
- a CDS encoding deoxynucleoside kinase; this encodes MNLRSKYNIPNDAVLTIAGTVGVGKSTMTQSLADALQFRTSFEKVDSNPYLDKFYGDFERWSFHLQVYFLAERFKEQKKIFEYGGGFIQDRSIYEDTGIFAKMHFEKGTMSKVDYETYTSLFDAMVMTPYFPHPDLLIYLEGSFEDIVDRIQERGRPMEQQTPLDYWKEMHARYEDWINNFTACPILRLDIREYDLIKDPDSIESIVEKVGRFLQHNEKLKRRHL
- the serS gene encoding serine--tRNA ligase; translated protein: MLDLKFLRANFNEVKEKLKFRGEDLTDLGRFEELDAKRRELIAQTEELKSKRNEVSQQIAQLKREKQDADHLIVEMRKVGDRVKQLDEELRSVEEELELLLLSIPNVPHESTPVGETEDDNVEVRKWGEIKQFNFEPKPHWDLGTDLNILDFERASKVTGSRFVFYKGLGARLERALINFMMDLHMDEHGYEEILPPYMVNRMSMTGTGQLPKFEEDAFKIKEEDYFLIPTAEVPVTNLHRDEILNGDQLPIAYTAYSACFRSEAGSAGRDTRGLIRQHQFNKVELVRFVKPEDSYDELEKLTGHAEKVLQLLGLPYRVLSMCTADLGFTAAKKYDIEVWIPSYETYREISSCSNFESFQARRANIRFRRDTKAKSEHVHTLNGSGLAIGRTVAAILENYQQEDGSIQIPEVLRPYMGNKEFISK
- a CDS encoding serine hydrolase: MRNALQKQLICVIAVMLMASVFFVSTQASAASKTDDIGVEADAAILVEASTGKVLYGKNTDALLGIASMTKMMTEYLVLESIKDKKLSWDQRVPVSKYAAKISQDYGLSNVPLIENQKYTVKELYDAMAIYSANGAAITLAEAVSGSEEGFIKLMNKTAKKLNMGESKFVNSTGLSNSLLKGMYPKGTKEEDENLLSARAVATLAYHLIHDYPESLEVAKTPSKMFRQGQQGETKMNNWNKMLPGFSAAYSGVDGLKTGHTDFAGQCFTGTAERNGVRYITVVMNAKENGKSTEAARFSQTKKILDYAFSHFQLKEVVPANGEIKGHETIDIAKGKSKEASVSPKDSVKIITEKGQKDHTKINFKLNDKVVNDQKVVAPIKKGEMVAYVSATNSNLKDLGYVGGQTTDSMTPVVTNESVEKAGWFSLATRSIGNFFSNIWMNAANTVNNWF
- the pdxT gene encoding pyridoxal 5'-phosphate synthase glutaminase subunit PdxT; the encoded protein is MVKVGVLGLQGAFREHAQALEAAGAEAIIIKKVEQLDKVDGLILPGGESTAMRRLIDKYDFMEPLRQFAQAGKPVFGTCAGLILLAGQVVDREEPHLGVMDITVARNSFGRQRDSFEAALNIKDIGEDFIGVFIRAPHIVEVGENVEVLAMHNDRIVAARQGQFLGCSFHPELTDDARMAQYFVAMVEEASKKPV
- a CDS encoding deoxynucleoside kinase translates to MQGTPFISVEGPIGVGKTSLAKEIAQAFQFELLKEIVDENPFLGKFYENIEEWSFQTEMFFLCNRYKQLEDIQKGFLSYKKPVVADYHIMKNMIFAEQTLKDEQYKKYVQIFHILTADMPAPNIIIYLNASLDTLLKRIKMRGREIERNIDPHYLARLSDDYEKAMTAFEQNNPNVTILRYNGDEIDFVQNKQHLNRILSEVQESMLKRSM
- the pdxS gene encoding pyridoxal 5'-phosphate synthase lyase subunit PdxS, which translates into the protein MNNITGTDRVKRGMAEMQKGGVIMDVINAEQAKIAEAAGAVAVMALERVPADIRAAGGVSRMADPTIVEEVMNAVSIPVMAKARIGHIVEARVLEAMGVDYIDESEVLTPADEEFHLNKNTFTVPFVCGCRDLGEASRRIAEGAAMLRTKGEPGTGNIVEAVRHMRQVNAQVRKVVGMDEDELMTEAKLLGAPYELLLQIKREGRLPVVNFAAGGVATPADAALMMQLGADGVFVGSGIFKSDNPEKFARAIVEATTHYQDYELIANLSKGLGSAMKGIEISSLLPENRMQERGW
- the guaB gene encoding IMP dehydrogenase, producing the protein MWESKFSKEGLTFDDVLLVPAKSEVLPKDVDMSVELTKTLKLKVPFISAGMDTVTEAEMAIAMARQGGLGIIHKNMSIEQQAEQVDKVKRSESGVITDPFFLTPENQVFAAEHLMGKYRISGVPIVNNEEEQQLVGILTNRDLRFIQDYSMQIADVMTKEELVTAPVGTTLEEAEKILQQYKIEKLPLVDDNGVLKGLITIKDIEKVIEFPNAAKDQQGRLLVGAAVGVTADSNVRIEKLVQAGVDVIVIDTAHGHSQGVLDTVRSIREAYPELNIIAGNVATAEGTKALIEAGANVVKVGIGPGSICTTRVVAGVGVPQITAVYDCATEARKHGVAIIADGGIKYSGDIVKALAAGGHTVMLGSLLAGTTESPGETEIYQGRRFKVYRGMGSVGAMEKGSKDRYFQEDNKKLVPEGIEGRLPYKGPVADTLYQMIGGLRAGMGYCGAANLEALREQAQFIRMTGAGLRESHPHDVQITKESPNYSMR
- a CDS encoding YaaC family protein, encoding MHKFNDVWTSYNLFFSVPFVQDFLKKRYQKLNYSDAEQHSFKNSYPFIYYLEHSKNYYQVAAQSPVSVQPVLLFYGMSQLLKACLLTQNPVYPENTAVLAHGVSTRKRKKQSYDFLDDEVKIQKSGLFSQVGEELFHVKQLEGSKYTMNYLLSCIPELDPLFSNLGARSFSHLTTIGSLSASSLPIPEQVTQCYHMNYERLYSFLKERSHLSLSLSEDQVCILDPLSCLYNCSPFMYNFQDNTLHAPLEKDSCLYFPEMLAHYLLLYNLSMISRYETEWWYELLHTYSSKDYPFILRFLEVTAQKIPYLISCYLNEHTKKD